The following DNA comes from Candidatus Cloacimonadota bacterium.
TAAGGTTTCTTGACACTGCTCATTGCGATCATCATTGCTGTCCTGGGCGCTGTCCTGGGCAGTTTTTTTAACGTCCTGATCGACCGCGTCCCCCGCGGCGAATCCGTGGTGAATCCCCCTTCGCACTGCACTTCCTGCGGCAAGCAACTGCCTCCGGGGCAAAACATCCCCATCTACACCTATCTCGCCCAGAAGGGCAAATGCCGGTCCTGCGGCGCGAAGATCCCCTGGCATCACCTGGCGGTGGAGATCGCCACTCCGCTGCTTTTCCTGGCTTTATTCCTGGTTTACGGGGTGGAAAGCCTCAGCTTCTGGAAATTCACGGTGATGTTCGGCTTTTTGATCCCCATCTTTTTCATCGACGCCTTCCACAAGATCATTCCGCTGGTGCTCTCGGTGCCGATGGTGGTTGCGGGTCTGGTGCTTGGTTTCATCCAGAGCGGCTACGACTTCATGAACTTCTTTTGGGTGTATCTGCTGCCGGCTTTGGGGCTGTTCGCGCTGCTCTATCTGCTGGCGCTGGCCTGGGAAAAGTTTTTCCACAAAGAGGGGCTGGGCGGCGGCGACGTGATCCTGATCCCCGCGGTGGCGGCCTTTTTTGGCGCGATCCACATCCCCTTCGTGATCCTGCTGGCCTGCCTGATGGGCATCCTCTATTTCCTGCTCTTCATCCGCAAGCCGGAGCAAGCCTTCGCCTTCGGCAACTTCATCGCCCTCGCGGCCGTGATCTGGGCCCTGGCCGGCGAACCCCTGATGCGCTCAGTGGGGCTGATCTGACAGCTGTTCGGGCCTAATCGAAGAGGGCGGAGACCAGGGTCTGGGGATCCAGCCGGAACGCGCTGCCCCTGCCTTCAAAAAACCCGTGCGCTTTGATCAGATGGATGTTTAGCGAGGTCCAAACCACGCTGATCCCGTTGACCTGATTGGTGAGCCGGGTGATCGCCTTGCGGAAAACGCCGGGGTGGCCGAAGGGACAGGGCATTTTGCCGCGATAGACTTCGGTTTGCACCAGATATTTGCCCTCGATCAATATTTCTTCCAGATAGCTGTTCCAGGAGGCCTGGGTGAAGCTTTCCATCCGCGCGGCGATCTCTTCCTGGCTGTGATCCAGGGTGGCCAGGACGGCACCGTCGTCGGCGATGATCTCGTTCAGGGGGCGGGTATCAGAACCCAGAAAGCCACTCAGGGTGGTCACTCCGGGCTGCATGCGCTGCATGGTTTTCAATTCATGGGGGGTGGGTTTCATGGCTCATCCAAAACTGTCATAGTAGATTTTTTCCACGGGCACGCCCAGATCGGTGAGACCCTTGGTGACGGCGTTGATCATGCCGGGGCTGCCGCAGAGATAGGCCTCGGTGTTCCCGGTATCGCGGATGGCGTCTTTGAAGTACGGCATCACATAGCCGGTTTTACCCTGCCAGTTGTCGCCCGGCTCGGCATGGGAGAGCACAGGTTCGTAGCGGAAATCCGGGAAGACCTGTTCGAAGGCCTTCATCTCCTCGGTGAGATAGAGGTCCCTGGGGGTGCGGGCGCCGAAGAAATAGGTCATTTTGCGCTTGGTGCCCACCACCTGCAGATGCTCCAGCATCGATTTGATGGGCGCTTTGCCGGATCCGCCGGCCACAAAGAGAATGTCCGCTTCTGTGTCCCGCAGATAGAAATCCCCGTAAGGCCCGGTGAAGTTAACGCGGTCGCCCAGCTGGAGGTGGTTGTGCACCCAGGTGGTGCAGAGCCCTTCCGGCACCAGGCGGATGATCAGCTGGATGCTGTGCTGGAGCTCGGGTTTGGACGAGATCGAATAGGCCCGGGACACGCGCTGTTTCACCTTGCCGTAGGGTTCGGTGAGCAGTTGGACATACTGCCCGGCCTTGAAATCGATGCTCTCGCCCTCGTCCAGTTTGAAGGTGACGCCCTTGATATCGTAGGTGTAATCGACTATCTCGCTGATCACGGAGGAGAATTTGCGGATGTTGAAGATACTTTCCGGGATTTGGATGGCGAGGTCGGTTTTGACTTTCACCTGGCAGCTGAGGCGAATTCCGTCGGCCAGTTCAGCCTGGCTGAGGAAAGGTTTCTCCGTGGGCAGCAGTAGTCCGCCGCCTTCCAGCACCTTGCATTTGCAGGCGCCGCAGCTTCCGCGTCCCCCGCAGGCGGAGGGCAGGAACACCTGTTTTTCGCTGAGGGAGTTCAGCAGCGTGTTGCCGCCTTTCACGGTGAGGTCGCGCTTGCCGTTGATGCTGATCATGCAGTCGCCATAGTTGTTCAGCCAGCGTTCGGCGATCACCAGCAGGATGGCCAGCACCCCGCTGATCCCGGTGAGTAAGCCAATGTCTTTCAGGATGGTCTGTAGCATGCTGAAACCTTTATTGGATGGGCGCTATGCCGGAAAAACCGATGAAGGCCAGGGCCATGATCCCGGTGATGATGAGGCTGATCCCCGCCCCCTGCAGGCCCTGGGGCACCATTTTCTCCCTCAGCCTGCCGCGGATGCCGGCCAGCATCAAAATGGCCAGCAGCCAGCCCAGGCCGCTGCCCAGGCCGTAGGCCAGCGACTGGATGAAGCTGTAATCGCGGATCACCATGAAGAGGCTGACGCCGAAGATGGCGCAATTCACCGTGATCAGCGGCAGAAAGATGCCCAAAGTGTAATAGAGGGCGGGCACGTAGCGCTCGATCAGTAGTTCCAGCAGCTGCACGAAAGCCGCGATGATGATGATGAACACGATGTATTGCAGGTATTCGATGCCGAAGGGCACCAACAGGTAGCGGTAGGCCAGCCAGTTCAGTCCGGTGGTGAACACCAGCACGAAGGTTACCGCGATCCCCAGTCCCAGAGAGGATTCCACCTCTTTGGAAACCGAGAGGTAGGAACACATGCCCAGAAAGTTGGTGAGCAGGATGTTGCTGGTGAAGATCGCCGCCCAGAACAGCAGAAAAGCAGAGATGTCCATCTTAACCCGCCTTGTAGTATTTGGTGTTCACGATCCAGATCAGCAGCGCCAGCAGGAAGAAGGCGCTGGGAGCCATCACCATGATGCTCCAGTTCGTCCACCAGGAGCCAAAGATCCTCATCCCGAACAGGGTGCCGAAGCCGAAAAGCTCCCGCACGAACGAGAGCGCCAGCAGCACCAGGGTGTAGCCGATGCCGGCCCCGATGCCGTCCACCACCGAATCCAGGGGCGGGTTTTTGGAGGCGAAGGCTTCCAACCGCCCCATCAGGATGCAGTTGGTGATGATCAGGCCGACGTAGGGCCCCAGCTGTTTGCTGATCTCAGGCAGAAAAGCTTTGAGGAGGATGTCCACCATGATCACGTAGGCTGCCATGATCAGGGTCTGGGCGATCATGCGCACGCTGCGGGGGGTGTATTCGCGGATCAGCGAAACTGTGAGGCTGGAAAGCGCCAGCGCGAAGATCACCCCGATCCCCATGATCAGGCTGTTCAGCATCAGATTGGTTACCGCCAGCGACGAACAGATGCCCAATATCTGCTTCCAGACGGAGTTTTCCCTGAAAGCGCTGGTTACAAATATCTCTTTGCGCGTCATTTGCTTTCCTCCCTGAGGGATCCGGCCACGCGGGACAGTTCACTGCCCAGCATGTCGGTAACGGCCTTGCTGGTGATGGTGGCCCCGGTGATCTGGCGGATCTGCGCGGGCCCGAGTTCCGCCTGGCCTTCCGGCACCAGTTCCAGCTCCACCGCGCCGCCGGCTTCCAGCACCCGCTTGCGTTCAAACTGGGAGGTGAACCACTCTTCCTCGATGCGTCCGCCCAGGCCCGGGGTTTCCACCTGTTCGTAAACGTTGATCCCCAGCAGGGTCTGCAGGTCCGGAGTGGTGGCCGCCAGGGCCCGCATGGTTCCCCAGAGGCCTTTCCCCGTGATGTCGAAGACATAGGCGATCAGCTTCCCGTCCACTTTCGCGGCGAAGGCGGGGCGGGCGAAGCCCTCTTCCCTGCCCAGATATTGCGTGAAACTGCCCGGATAGGCGGCCATGATCTGGGCCGCGCTGGACCCGCTGAGGCTGGCCAGGCTGTCCGCGCAGAGCGCCAGAACGGCCTTTTCATAGGCCTCGCGCCTTTGCCTGTCGATGCGGGGCTCGTTGCTGCGGAACATCAGGGCCAGGATGCCCACGAAGACAACGCTCAGAAGCAGGATGAACAGCACCGGGTAAACCGGCCTGTCCCGAAAGCTGGTCTCATTTGCCATGGGCCACCGCCTTCTTTGAGGTCAGGGCTTTCAGCCCGTGCTCGATGATCGGCATCAGGGAATTGGTGATCAGCAGGGCGAACATGAAGCCCTCGGCAAACAGGGAGTAGCGCCGGATGAAAACGGTGAGGAAGCCGGTGAGGCCGCCATAGA
Coding sequences within:
- a CDS encoding 2Fe-2S iron-sulfur cluster binding domain-containing protein; the protein is MLQTILKDIGLLTGISGVLAILLVIAERWLNNYGDCMISINGKRDLTVKGGNTLLNSLSEKQVFLPSACGGRGSCGACKCKVLEGGGLLLPTEKPFLSQAELADGIRLSCQVKVKTDLAIQIPESIFNIRKFSSVISEIVDYTYDIKGVTFKLDEGESIDFKAGQYVQLLTEPYGKVKQRVSRAYSISSKPELQHSIQLIIRLVPEGLCTTWVHNHLQLGDRVNFTGPYGDFYLRDTEADILFVAGGSGKAPIKSMLEHLQVVGTKRKMTYFFGARTPRDLYLTEEMKAFEQVFPDFRYEPVLSHAEPGDNWQGKTGYVMPYFKDAIRDTGNTEAYLCGSPGMINAVTKGLTDLGVPVEKIYYDSFG
- a CDS encoding FMN-binding protein encodes the protein MANETSFRDRPVYPVLFILLLSVVFVGILALMFRSNEPRIDRQRREAYEKAVLALCADSLASLSGSSAAQIMAAYPGSFTQYLGREEGFARPAFAAKVDGKLIAYVFDITGKGLWGTMRALAATTPDLQTLLGINVYEQVETPGLGGRIEEEWFTSQFERKRVLEAGGAVELELVPEGQAELGPAQIRQITGATITSKAVTDMLGSELSRVAGSLREESK
- a CDS encoding NADH:ubiquinone reductase (Na(+)-transporting) subunit D, producing MTRKEIFVTSAFRENSVWKQILGICSSLAVTNLMLNSLIMGIGVIFALALSSLTVSLIREYTPRSVRMIAQTLIMAAYVIMVDILLKAFLPEISKQLGPYVGLIITNCILMGRLEAFASKNPPLDSVVDGIGAGIGYTLVLLALSFVRELFGFGTLFGMRIFGSWWTNWSIMVMAPSAFFLLALLIWIVNTKYYKAG
- a CDS encoding NADH:ubiquinone reductase (Na(+)-transporting) subunit E (Part of the NQR complex which consists of NqrA, NqrB, NqrC, NqrD, NqrE and NqrF; NQR complex catalyzes the reduction of ubiquinone-1 to ubiquinol by two successive reactions, coupled with the transport of Na(+) ions from the cytoplasm to the periplasm; NqrE is probably involved in the second step, the conversion of ubisemiquinone to ubiquinol.); this translates as MDISAFLLFWAAIFTSNILLTNFLGMCSYLSVSKEVESSLGLGIAVTFVLVFTTGLNWLAYRYLLVPFGIEYLQYIVFIIIIAAFVQLLELLIERYVPALYYTLGIFLPLITVNCAIFGVSLFMVIRDYSFIQSLAYGLGSGLGWLLAILMLAGIRGRLREKMVPQGLQGAGISLIITGIMALAFIGFSGIAPIQ
- a CDS encoding prepilin peptidase, which produces MTLLIAIIIAVLGAVLGSFFNVLIDRVPRGESVVNPPSHCTSCGKQLPPGQNIPIYTYLAQKGKCRSCGAKIPWHHLAVEIATPLLFLALFLVYGVESLSFWKFTVMFGFLIPIFFIDAFHKIIPLVLSVPMVVAGLVLGFIQSGYDFMNFFWVYLLPALGLFALLYLLALAWEKFFHKEGLGGGDVILIPAVAAFFGAIHIPFVILLACLMGILYFLLFIRKPEQAFAFGNFIALAAVIWALAGEPLMRSVGLI